TAGCGATAGCCTCCAACCCCTCAAAGATAAAATGGGGGAATATATGCAGGAACCAGGGGTGCAGTTAGGTTGGTGAATTGACCGCAAACACCGCCAAGTTTATATCTATCGTCCTGGTCAATCAGAAGAATGTTTAGAAAGTCCTGAGACAGTTAGTGCAGATCCAGTTTTACCTGGATTTTCGTTGAATATATCTAAAATTTGGTAGCGATATTATTATTCTAATCGGTTAATAATTGTTGTGATATTACAAGCAATATAACCAATTGTTAAAGGGGATTTATCATTTAAAAGTAATAGAATTTGTTGAAGATTCTGTACGAGATTTGCCCCATAAATCTGCCAAAGTTTTTCTTGTAGTTGATGTAAAATACGATCGCCGACAATATCATCACTACCCGGACGTAATAACCAATGGGTTCGCAGAACTTTAAAATCAGAGATATCCTGACTCTGCATCACCTGAATTATCTCTTGAGTCGCATGTTCCACCAATTCATCAGTAATAATTTTCATCACCAGTGGTTGTAAAGTAAAAGCTGGTGCATTACTACAAATCCATTTTTCTAAAAGCGATCGCCTTTCCAAACTGACAATTGCATCTAATACTGTGGCAGGATCAAGAGAAATAAGTAAATGAGTTTGCAATCGACCAAATGAGACTGGTTGTTGCCAAATTGCTAACCAATAGAGAATGTCTTGCTCTAATTCGGCAAGTTGCTCGAATTGTTGTTTGAGGATAGCACGCAAGCGATCGCCAATTACTATCGTATTTTGACTGAGAAAAGCCCCAATATTCCCACCAAACACTGACTGAATCAAAGGCGTAACAAGCTTGAGTGCTAAAGGATTGCCGCGATAAAGTTGAATCAAGGGTAATAATCCAATTTCTTTACTTGTGAATCCTCTGGCTTGCAATAGTTCTACAGCATCAGCTTTTGGCAATCCTTTTAACGTGAGACTGCGAACTGTTTTAGTATTCGACTCAATAATATTTGGTTGTTCTCGACTAGTGAGAATAATGCAGCCTTGATGATGAGCGCGGCTTAATTGCTGGATAAACTGATGATAGTGTTTCTCTGAATCATCCAACCCATCCAAAATCAACAAATATCGACGCTGTTGCAGATGGTAAATGAGCTTTGCTGTATTTGAGGAAATATCATCAACCGGAGTTTGCTTAAAGGTGTGGAGAAGTCCATCTAACAGGGAAACTAGGGATGGTGTAGAATGAAGGATTTTCCAAATTAAACCATCAAATTTTAACTGAAGACAATCAGCCAAAGCCAGTGCCAGAGCCGTTTTGCCAACGCCAGCCATCCCTGTGATGATGATTAGTTTACAGCGATCGCCTACAATCCATTCTTCTAGCTGAGTTAATTCTTGATTGCGTCCATAAAAGCTTTCAACATCAGGTGCTTCATCCCAGTCGAGGTATTGTGTAGAGGTTTCCTCGAAGTCTGCGTTAGGGATTTCTGCGATACTTTGCCAATCGTTAATGCCAACAGCCTGACAGATAGCGATGAAAATTTCTTGCTGAATGCGATCGCCCTGCCAAAATCGCCGTAAAGTAGCTCTAGAAGTGTGAGCGTCTTGCCACCAACGCGCCGTGCTGGTTTTCGTCCAGCCAAGACGTTTTCGCGCCTTGTCTACAATTGCCAGTCCAGTTGTTGATGCGTTGAGCGAGTTTGACATATATCTGTTAACTGAGCAGATTGTCTCTATTTTGGCTTAACAGAAACGCTGGAATAATAGTAATTTTATTCAGGCTTCAGTCGGTGGATGCCAACCAGCAGAAACCCAAGCCTGTCTAACTGAGACAGTAACCACATTGATTATTTGCCTGTGTGCGGATTCGCGCTTTGACTTCCTCTGGAATTTGGCTCATTAGCTTAAAGGTTCAATTAACCCGCGTTTGACAGCTTCATTGAGTGCAGTTGCTTTCCGTAAGAGTCCTTCTTGATAAATTTGCATCAAGGTTTGTAATTCTGAAAGTTCATTTTCTGTCATAGTACCTGCTTGTTGCCGATCCAGCAGTTCACTCAATCGAGTATCCTGTTTAGCTTCCATTTGCAGTTCCGTCAACGCTAAAACTTGTTCATTGGAGAGAACTGAAACAGGTTCTAGGCTGTTAACTTCTGCTCTCACAGGCGGAATCGACAGTTGAATTGTATCTGCCAAAATACTGGCAATATCCCGATTTGCCAGTCGCGCAAAGCGTTCGGCACGTTGGTAAATCTCGTCAGGTAATGTAATCGTGATTCTGGTACTCATGACTCTGAGATGGATGTTCTTCTTTATTTTTACCTGCGATCACCTTTTTATTCTAAAACCTGTATGCTATCGCGCCGTTTATCGTCAGGCGATCGCCTTGCCAAAATCGCCGTAAAATAGCTCTAGAAGTGTGAACATCTTGCCACCAACACGCCGTACTAGTTTTCGTCCAACCAAGACGTTTTCGCGCCTTGTCTACAATTCCCAGTCCAACCGTTGATGCTTTGAGCGAGTTTGACATATATCTGTTAACTGAGCAGATTATCTCTATTTTGGCTTAACAGAACTTTCTACTCATACAAATCAATAGAATAGTTATGTAGAGATAAATCCAGCTATGAGCATTGTTATTCCTGATGAAATTTTAGCTGCAACTCGTATGACTGATGCTGAACTGAAACAAGAAATTGCAGTGATGCTGTTTCAGAAAGATAAACTCACCCTTGCTCAAGCCAGTCGTTTGGCAGGGATGAACCGCATTGCATTTCAGCATTTGCTTGCCAGTCGTCAAATTCCAGTTCACTATGGTGTAGATGATTTTGAACAAGACATCAAAAACTTGCAGGATATGGGCAGGTTATAATATATCTCTATTGAACTCAGCCAATGGGCAAAATTCGGACGTAAAATCAGTTTCATTTTCTAAGTTTAATAATCCAATAATAAGACTTACTCCTGGCGGTAATTGAATGCTATTCCTCTGTAGAATCTGGAGCATTTTACTCGCAGTTTCTTCATCCAGTGTTACAAATACAAATGTTATTTCGTCAAGTGAACCTTCTTTTATTTCATAATAGCCACGATATTGCTGATCCCTTAAAATAAATTTTGTAGCATATGGGTCACGAGATAATTTAACTTCAAATCCTAAACTTTTTCCTGACTTTGAATCATGAACTATATAATCTGGAAATCTTCGTTCATTCTCTACAACAATAGAATTATAATAACGGTTTTTAAGCCATGCTAATACATATTTACATGCAAGATATTCTAACTTTCTCATAACTGAATATCTATTGGAAAATTTTATTTCTGATTCTGTAGCAATTTCACCAACTTGGGATATTGATTCATCAGTTACATTAGTATTTAAGAACTCTTTAGAATACCTCAAGAACTGCTCCGAATTATACATATAGAAAAATTTATTACCAGCATATTTTGAAATTTCTTGAACTAATTCAGGTCGTGGCCCAACTTTCTTTTTACCTTGGGATTCAGTGATCCACCACCAATCTTCTT
This window of the Nostoc sp. HK-01 genome carries:
- a CDS encoding NB-ARC domain-containing protein, with amino-acid sequence MSNSLNASTTGLAIVDKARKRLGWTKTSTARWWQDAHTSRATLRRFWQGDRIQQEIFIAICQAVGINDWQSIAEIPNADFEETSTQYLDWDEAPDVESFYGRNQELTQLEEWIVGDRCKLIIITGMAGVGKTALALALADCLQLKFDGLIWKILHSTPSLVSLLDGLLHTFKQTPVDDISSNTAKLIYHLQQRRYLLILDGLDDSEKHYHQFIQQLSRAHHQGCIILTSREQPNIIESNTKTVRSLTLKGLPKADAVELLQARGFTSKEIGLLPLIQLYRGNPLALKLVTPLIQSVFGGNIGAFLSQNTIVIGDRLRAILKQQFEQLAELEQDILYWLAIWQQPVSFGRLQTHLLISLDPATVLDAIVSLERRSLLEKWICSNAPAFTLQPLVMKIITDELVEHATQEIIQVMQSQDISDFKVLRTHWLLRPGSDDIVGDRILHQLQEKLWQIYGANLVQNLQQILLLLNDKSPLTIGYIACNITTIINRLE